The Anaeromicrobium sediminis genome includes a window with the following:
- a CDS encoding GNAT family N-acetyltransferase yields MDFIHDKDLISIIEVYNSNNKFLLAHMDKEKVDMEWLENEIQGMRQVGFYSCKIVHKETLEIIGLMDFSVNKESYLSLLMIHDEYKNRVYGKEVYLGLEEYLKRNKVNDIRIDVVYDYNEKVLSFWLKNGFERLENIKLSWSGKELLAVKMKKNIEV; encoded by the coding sequence GTGGACTTTATACATGATAAAGACTTAATATCTATCATTGAGGTATATAATTCAAATAATAAATTTCTTCTAGCTCATATGGATAAAGAAAAAGTAGATATGGAATGGTTAGAAAATGAAATACAAGGCATGAGGCAGGTAGGGTTTTATTCATGTAAAATTGTTCATAAAGAAACATTAGAAATTATAGGGTTAATGGATTTCTCTGTAAATAAAGAAAGCTATTTATCATTACTTATGATACATGATGAATATAAAAATAGGGTCTATGGGAAAGAAGTATATTTAGGATTAGAAGAATATTTGAAAAGAAACAAAGTTAATGATATACGAATTGATGTTGTATATGACTATAATGAAAAAGTTTTAAGTTTCTGGCTTAAAAATGGTTTTGAAAGGTTAGAAAATATCAAGTTAAGTTGGTCAGGAAAAGAACTATTAGCAGTAAAAATGAAAAAGAATATTGAAGTTTAA
- a CDS encoding coiled-coil domain-containing protein, whose amino-acid sequence MKKYMLVVVVLIVVMLTAFSGYGDPIDNENYEVTINKLENKLDNANTQIQQLENQISNLKKQLEQGNSNGQKELKVIDVNGKTVRYILNDASIPAQCVSIIGSNNDNLVEDYEELQIKGIGSGEFFKAQVTGSIYDFQLIKIEFNGETGEFIEKEVIHELEEVRNKVIYIETYLPCGIPSEKIKWKDCNGNTHEILLANDGYGFNGAIVWSK is encoded by the coding sequence ATGAAGAAATATATGTTAGTAGTTGTTGTACTTATTGTTGTAATGTTAACGGCATTTAGTGGATATGGAGATCCTATAGATAATGAAAATTATGAAGTAACTATAAATAAATTAGAAAATAAATTAGATAACGCAAATACACAAATTCAACAACTAGAAAATCAAATAAGTAATTTGAAAAAGCAGCTAGAGCAAGGGAATTCTAATGGACAGAAAGAGTTAAAAGTCATAGATGTTAATGGAAAAACAGTGAGATATATTTTAAATGATGCAAGTATCCCAGCACAATGTGTATCTATTATAGGCTCTAATAATGATAATTTAGTTGAGGATTATGAAGAATTACAGATAAAAGGTATAGGTAGTGGAGAGTTTTTTAAAGCTCAAGTTACTGGAAGTATATATGATTTTCAACTAATAAAGATAGAGTTTAATGGTGAAACTGGTGAATTTATTGAAAAAGAAGTTATACATGAATTAGAAGAAGTAAGAAATAAGGTCATCTATATTGAAACATATTTACCATGTGGAATACCATCAGAAAAGATTAAGTGGAAAGATTGTAATGGCAATACCCATGAGATTTTATTAGCTAATGATGGTTATGGATTTAATGGAGCTATAGTTTGGTCAAAATGA
- a CDS encoding Imm50 family immunity protein, producing the protein MDYIQGSDDIIKDYGYWPDFHDDYMEKINISGSKIELLIKMVTIPKEFNEYYVKIIFEDVVDFKLEGELLGITCIILDLEIKIDAQNTMNCHIYSSLGTSGFIRAKKVTVTKLHKEI; encoded by the coding sequence ATGGATTATATTCAAGGGTCAGATGATATTATAAAAGATTATGGATATTGGCCAGATTTTCATGATGATTATATGGAAAAAATTAATATAAGTGGTTCTAAGATAGAGTTATTAATAAAGATGGTTACTATTCCAAAGGAATTTAATGAATACTACGTAAAAATAATATTTGAGGATGTTGTAGATTTTAAGTTAGAAGGAGAATTATTAGGCATTACGTGTATTATATTAGATTTGGAAATAAAAATAGATGCTCAAAACACTATGAACTGTCATATATATTCATCTCTAGGAACTTCAGGCTTTATAAGGGCTAAAAAAGTCACAGTTACCAAACTACATAAAGAAATATGA
- a CDS encoding MerR family transcriptional regulator, which translates to MKINYNILFGCLIISIGIIIQGYIVNLNTDTSLNNERINNRYEGVLDMNEATEYLNMNESEIKRLITIEKYQLEKYKTFTGEMLPYFQVGDKYYFYKETLDRWLTDITEDRRKYDTKENVVY; encoded by the coding sequence ATGAAAATCAATTATAATATTTTATTTGGATGCTTGATTATATCCATAGGAATCATCATACAGGGATATATAGTTAATCTAAATACTGACACCTCTTTAAATAATGAAAGAATTAATAATAGGTATGAAGGTGTTCTAGATATGAATGAAGCAACTGAATACTTAAATATGAATGAATCAGAAATAAAGAGACTTATAACTATAGAAAAATATCAGCTAGAAAAATACAAAACTTTCACAGGAGAAATGTTGCCATACTTTCAAGTAGGGGATAAATATTATTTTTACAAAGAGACACTAGATAGATGGTTAACAGATATAACAGAAGACCGAAGAAAATATGATACAAAAGAAAATGTGGTCTATTAA